In Flavobacterium hankyongi, the genomic window TGTTTAAAACATCAGAAACATAAGCACTATACACTTCATTTTCTGCCTTAGAAATACCTGTATATGATCCAACTAATAAATTATCAACACCTGCTTGTGTTAAATCTCCATCATCTGTACCGTTAACTAATGAAACAGTGCCATTGGTAACCCATCCTGGGCTTGCACTTGTAATGGTAGATTTGTAATAATCTAAGCCTGCAATAATTCTGTTTCTTAAACTCCCGATTTTAAAATCACCAATGAAATTTTGTTGAATGTCAGTTGCATATGTTTCTCCGTTTGCTTTAGATATGAATCTTGTAAACTCATCTCCATTTGCAGAATCCCATAAGTAAGAATAGTATCCATTTGTTTTACTATTACTTCTTGAAAGAACTGTTTGTGAAGTCCAGTTTTCGGATAATTTGTAAAACATTTGAGCCTGAAGATTAAAAGTTGGATTGCTAATTGTTAATTCGTTTGAGTTAAATGAATTTTTATAGTTTTTTTTAAATAAGTCCATCGAATTGAATGATAAAGGAGCATAACGACTCAAGAAAATCATTGGAGCGTTTGCAGCTTCGCTTTGTGTAAATTCTGTATTGATTAGGAAAGATAATCTATCGTTAACTGTATAGCTTAATGAAGGAGCAATAAAAAATGATTTATTGAAGCCAGAATCTTGAAAACTACCTTCTTTTTGGTATGCTGTTGTGATTCTTAAAAATGCATCATTTTCTTTTGATAATGGAGTATTAACATCTGCGGTAACACGATTTAAACCATAAGTCCCAGCAACATAGCCAATCTCTCCGCCAAATGATTGATATGGTTTTTTTGTAACGATATTGATTAATCCACCATACGAAATTAAACTACTCCCAAATAATGTTCCAGAAGGGCCTTTGATTACCTCAATGTTATCAACGTTTACTGGATCAATTTTCCCATTATTAATGCCTGGTAAGCCATTTATCATTGTTGGCTGTACAGCAAATCCACGCATCGAATAAAATTCCGCTCCATCAGTTCCACGTCCAGTAGATTCCCATAAACGACTTATACCTGTTGCATTTTTAAGAGCATCATTAAAGTTTGTTACAACTTGTTCTTTCAATAATTCTGAAGAGACAACATTATATACTTGTGGGTTTTCAATGTCAGCAAGTGGCATTTTTGACACGGTATTGCTTTTTTCTCTTTTGAATTTGTTTTTTGTACCGTTTATTGAAACTTCATTAAGTTTCTTTATTGAGTCTTGTTGAATTTTGTTTGTTTCTTGCGCTTGAAGATTAAAGCCCCATAACGCAATTAAAAAAAAGGCTAAGTTTTGTTTTCTCATTTTTATTTAGAATAAATTAAAATAGTAAAACAAAAATAGTCATCAAGAGGGTAATTGCAAAATTTATTTAGACTAATTTTAAATAAAATATTATAAAAATTTCTTTAAAATAGTTACTTATTAAATACAAAAAAGCCTGCGTTAGCAGACTTTTGAGAGGTGTAATATTAACTAAACAAAAAAATATAAGAAAATGAAAGAACAACTATTCATCTTCTTTTGGAAATTAACTCAAATTAAAATTTGTATTTTATAGATGTCATTACTTGTCTTGGAGCAATAGGATTAACACTATAGTTTTCGTGAACTGTATAGTTTAACTCATTTGTTACGTTAGATAATTTGAAAAGTAATGAAAATTGATCCCATTCATAACCTATTGAGGCATCTGCTGTGAAGTATCCTTCTAAAGGAATATCACGATCTCTAATACTTACAATATAAGCAGGATTTGGATTTGGATTTGCAGGGGTTGGCTTTACAGCTGTCCATTGATAGTCGTCATTCC contains:
- a CDS encoding TonB-dependent siderophore receptor, with translation MRKQNLAFFLIALWGFNLQAQETNKIQQDSIKKLNEVSINGTKNKFKREKSNTVSKMPLADIENPQVYNVVSSELLKEQVVTNFNDALKNATGISRLWESTGRGTDGAEFYSMRGFAVQPTMINGLPGINNGKIDPVNVDNIEVIKGPSGTLFGSSLISYGGLINIVTKKPYQSFGGEIGYVAGTYGLNRVTADVNTPLSKENDAFLRITTAYQKEGSFQDSGFNKSFFIAPSLSYTVNDRLSFLINTEFTQSEAANAPMIFLSRYAPLSFNSMDLFKKNYKNSFNSNELTISNPTFNLQAQMFYKLSENWTSQTVLSRSNSKTNGYYSYLWDSANGDEFTRFISKANGETYATDIQQNFIGDFKIGSLRNRIIAGLDYYKSTITSASPGWVTNGTVSLVNGTDDGDLTQAGVDNLLVGSYTGISKAENEVYSAYVSDVLNILPELSAMASLRIDHFKGATNTYSEENKGQTALSPKFGILYQPIKDKVSIFGNYMNGFINIAPQEKIDGTNFLGMQTFDPEQANQYEFGVKVNLFSDKISATASYYNINVKNKVMTYNTFTFVQGGEVESKGFEFSLIANPIEGVNIVAGFSNNKSEVTKDIPDNGYLGLRPEEAGPETLVNLWINYTLRNGKLKGLGIGLGGNYASEYRTLNRSNIGTFELPDYSILNSTISYNTNKFGLSLKLNNMFNEKYYSGWSTVTPQKLRNIAAGLTYKF